In Cololabis saira isolate AMF1-May2022 chromosome 10, fColSai1.1, whole genome shotgun sequence, a single window of DNA contains:
- the adcyap1r1a gene encoding adenylate cyclase activating polypeptide 1a (pituitary) receptor type I isoform X2, giving the protein MSSYLLTAIFLLPLVASESDHCIIKREHEKCMEKMTMTDPDGAEYACPWLWDNLTCWQAADVGEVVMVNCPEIFHVYMSPEDEMGKVSRNCTEYGWSEPYPHYVDICLLYDSNNSTKPDMYFASVKALYTVGYSTSLVSLTTAMVILCRFRKLHCTRNFIHMNLFVSFILRAISVFIKDGVLYAQEDSDHCFVHTVACKAVMIFLHYCVMSNYFWLFIEGLYLFTLLVETFFPERRYFYWYTIVGWGTPTICVTVWAVLRLHFQDTGCWDTNENTALWWVIKGPVVASIMINFVLFLGIIIILVQKLQSPDIGGNESSIYLRLARSTLLLIPLFGIHYIVFAFPPEDFSKRERLVFELGLGSFQGFVVAVLYCFLNGEVQSEIKRKWRSWTVNRYFAVDLKQQRHPSLASSGVNGGTQLSILSKSSSQIRMSSPLAENANISLPT; this is encoded by the exons GTGGCCTCTGAGTCTGATCACTGTATAATAAAACGTGAACATGAGAAATGCATGGAGAAGATGACAATGACCGACCCCGATGGCGCTGAATACG CATGTCCGTGGTTGTGGGACAACCTGACATGCTGGCAGGCGGCCGACGTAGGCGAGGTGGTGATGGTCAACTGTCCGGAGATCTTTCACGTCTACATGAGCCCCGAGGACG AAATGGGGAAGGTCAGTCGAAACTGCACCGAGTACGGCTGGTCTGAGCCTTATCCTCACTACGTGGACATCTGCCTCCTCTATGACAGTAACAACAGTACCAAACCT GACATGTACTTCGCATCAGTCAAAGCCCTGTACACAGTGGGATACAGCacttctctggtgtctctgaCTACGGCCATGGTCATTCTTTGCAGATTCAG GAAGCTCCACTGCACCAGGAACTTCATTCACATGAATCTGTTCGTGTCCTTCATCCTGAGAGCCATCTCAGTCTTCATCAAGGATGGCGTGCTGTACGCCCAAGAGGACAGCGACCACTGCTTCGTACACACA GTGGCATGTAAAGCAGTGATGATTTTCTTACACTACTGTGTCATGTCCAATTATTTCTGGCTCTTCATCGAGGGTCTGTATCTCTTCACTCTCCTGGTGGAAACCTTCTTCCCCGAGAGACGCTACTTCTACTGGTACACCATTGTCGGGTGGG GTACTCCCACCATATGCGTGACAGTCTGGGCAGTTCTGAGGCTTCATTTTCAGGACACTGG ATGCTGGGACACGAATGAGAACACTGCCCTCTGGTGGGTGATCAAAGGACCAGTTGTTGCCTCAATAATG ATCAATTTTGTCCTCTTCCTTGGAATAATCATCATATTGGTGCAAAAGCTGCAGTCGCCTGACATCGGAGGGAATGAGTCAAGCATTTATCT gcgACTGGCACGCTCCACCCTCCTGCTCATCCCCCTGTTTGGTATTCATTACATTGTGTTTGCCTTCCCACCTGAAGATTTCAGCAAGCGGGAGCGGCTGGTCTTTGAGCTGGGGCTCGGATCCTTCCAG GGCTTTGTGGTAGCTGTCCTCTACTGTTTCCTCAATGGAGAG GTGCAGTCGGAGATCAAGAGGAAATGGCGCAGCTGGACCGTGAACCGGTACTTTGCTGTGGACCTGAAGCAGCAGAGGCATCCTTCGCTGGCCAGCAGTGGTGTGAATGGCGGGACTCAGCTGTCGATCCTCAGCAAGAGCAGCTCCCAGATACGTATGTCCAGTCCTCTGGCGGAGAACGCCAACATCAGCCTCCCGACCTGA
- the adcyap1r1a gene encoding adenylate cyclase activating polypeptide 1a (pituitary) receptor type I isoform X1: protein MSSYLLTAIFLLPLVASESDHCIIKREHEKCMEKMTMTDPDGAEYACPWLWDNLTCWQAADVGEVVMVNCPEIFHVYMSPEDEMGKVSRNCTEYGWSEPYPHYVDICLLYDSNNSTKPDMYFASVKALYTVGYSTSLVSLTTAMVILCRFRKLHCTRNFIHMNLFVSFILRAISVFIKDGVLYAQEDSDHCFVHTVACKAVMIFLHYCVMSNYFWLFIEGLYLFTLLVETFFPERRYFYWYTIVGWGTPTICVTVWAVLRLHFQDTGCWDTNENTALWWVIKGPVVASIMINFVLFLGIIIILVQKLQSPDIGGNESSIYLSCAQKCFSEPTQAVQHSCRMSELSTITLRLARSTLLLIPLFGIHYIVFAFPPEDFSKRERLVFELGLGSFQGFVVAVLYCFLNGEVQSEIKRKWRSWTVNRYFAVDLKQQRHPSLASSGVNGGTQLSILSKSSSQIRMSSPLAENANISLPT from the exons GTGGCCTCTGAGTCTGATCACTGTATAATAAAACGTGAACATGAGAAATGCATGGAGAAGATGACAATGACCGACCCCGATGGCGCTGAATACG CATGTCCGTGGTTGTGGGACAACCTGACATGCTGGCAGGCGGCCGACGTAGGCGAGGTGGTGATGGTCAACTGTCCGGAGATCTTTCACGTCTACATGAGCCCCGAGGACG AAATGGGGAAGGTCAGTCGAAACTGCACCGAGTACGGCTGGTCTGAGCCTTATCCTCACTACGTGGACATCTGCCTCCTCTATGACAGTAACAACAGTACCAAACCT GACATGTACTTCGCATCAGTCAAAGCCCTGTACACAGTGGGATACAGCacttctctggtgtctctgaCTACGGCCATGGTCATTCTTTGCAGATTCAG GAAGCTCCACTGCACCAGGAACTTCATTCACATGAATCTGTTCGTGTCCTTCATCCTGAGAGCCATCTCAGTCTTCATCAAGGATGGCGTGCTGTACGCCCAAGAGGACAGCGACCACTGCTTCGTACACACA GTGGCATGTAAAGCAGTGATGATTTTCTTACACTACTGTGTCATGTCCAATTATTTCTGGCTCTTCATCGAGGGTCTGTATCTCTTCACTCTCCTGGTGGAAACCTTCTTCCCCGAGAGACGCTACTTCTACTGGTACACCATTGTCGGGTGGG GTACTCCCACCATATGCGTGACAGTCTGGGCAGTTCTGAGGCTTCATTTTCAGGACACTGG ATGCTGGGACACGAATGAGAACACTGCCCTCTGGTGGGTGATCAAAGGACCAGTTGTTGCCTCAATAATG ATCAATTTTGTCCTCTTCCTTGGAATAATCATCATATTGGTGCAAAAGCTGCAGTCGCCTGACATCGGAGGGAATGAGTCAAGCATTTATCT CAGCTGTGCTCAGAAATGCTTCAGTGAGCCCACACAGGCTGTGCAGCATTCGTGCAGGATGTCAGAGTTATCCACCATCACACT gcgACTGGCACGCTCCACCCTCCTGCTCATCCCCCTGTTTGGTATTCATTACATTGTGTTTGCCTTCCCACCTGAAGATTTCAGCAAGCGGGAGCGGCTGGTCTTTGAGCTGGGGCTCGGATCCTTCCAG GGCTTTGTGGTAGCTGTCCTCTACTGTTTCCTCAATGGAGAG GTGCAGTCGGAGATCAAGAGGAAATGGCGCAGCTGGACCGTGAACCGGTACTTTGCTGTGGACCTGAAGCAGCAGAGGCATCCTTCGCTGGCCAGCAGTGGTGTGAATGGCGGGACTCAGCTGTCGATCCTCAGCAAGAGCAGCTCCCAGATACGTATGTCCAGTCCTCTGGCGGAGAACGCCAACATCAGCCTCCCGACCTGA